From a single Gemmatimonadota bacterium genomic region:
- a CDS encoding MFS transporter, which yields MARILLLGIISGFPWVLIGSCLNLWLKEDGLSRTAIGWASLIFGVYAFNFLWAPLIDRIRLPLLTGWLGHRRAWIVTLQAVILACLVLWSLAQPTADLSVVVAIGLVIAIASATQDIAIDALRIEQIGTSESESMAAGAATAVVGWWTGFKLGGVIALETAQALQNAGVEDYWQTTFLCLGAVVMLCNIGLAFVRETNAADRIAAQAEDDERIASGLALPSGFGRVVAWFAGTVANPLTSFFRRNGFAIAAAVLGFVFLFKIGEAFLGRMSLIFYREIGFTLSDIALYSKGLGWVVTVAFTVLGGFFAIRVGLVPAMFAAGIAMAATNLLFATLAWTGKSELMFATAVVADDITGAFATVIFVAFISMLVDRTYTATQYALLASIGTAGRTLFAASSGEMVDWLDGDWGTFFIITALMVVPSLACLWAIRSKLRDLLAGKRVRIFGKTMQEEPEEAT from the coding sequence ATGGCCCGCATTCTGCTGCTCGGGATCATCAGCGGATTCCCCTGGGTGCTCATCGGCAGCTGCCTCAATCTCTGGTTGAAAGAAGACGGGCTTTCCCGCACGGCCATAGGCTGGGCCAGCCTGATCTTCGGCGTGTACGCCTTCAACTTCCTCTGGGCGCCGCTGATCGACCGCATACGGTTGCCACTGCTGACCGGATGGCTCGGCCACCGGCGGGCCTGGATCGTTACGCTCCAGGCCGTCATCCTGGCTTGCCTGGTGCTCTGGAGTCTCGCCCAACCGACGGCGGACCTCAGCGTGGTCGTAGCCATCGGACTCGTCATAGCCATCGCGTCCGCCACCCAGGACATTGCGATCGACGCGTTGCGCATCGAGCAGATCGGCACGTCGGAATCGGAATCCATGGCCGCCGGCGCGGCCACGGCCGTCGTCGGGTGGTGGACGGGTTTCAAACTCGGCGGCGTGATCGCCCTGGAGACCGCGCAAGCCCTGCAGAACGCCGGCGTCGAAGACTACTGGCAGACCACCTTTCTCTGTCTCGGAGCAGTGGTCATGCTCTGCAACATCGGCCTCGCCTTCGTCCGGGAGACCAACGCCGCCGATCGCATCGCGGCACAGGCCGAGGACGACGAACGAATTGCCTCCGGCCTGGCGCTGCCGAGTGGATTCGGGCGCGTTGTCGCCTGGTTCGCGGGCACCGTGGCCAATCCGTTGACGAGCTTCTTCCGGCGCAACGGATTCGCCATCGCCGCCGCCGTGCTCGGATTCGTCTTCCTGTTCAAGATCGGCGAAGCGTTCCTGGGCCGCATGTCCCTCATCTTCTACAGGGAGATCGGATTCACCCTGTCGGACATCGCCCTCTACTCCAAGGGACTGGGATGGGTCGTCACCGTGGCCTTCACCGTGCTGGGCGGGTTCTTCGCCATTCGGGTCGGACTGGTGCCGGCCATGTTCGCGGCCGGGATCGCCATGGCGGCCACCAATCTGCTGTTCGCCACACTGGCCTGGACGGGCAAGTCCGAGTTGATGTTCGCGACCGCCGTCGTGGCGGACGACATTACGGGCGCCTTCGCGACGGTCATATTCGTCGCCTTTATCTCGATGCTCGTCGACCGGACCTATACGGCCACGCAATACGCGCTGCTGGCTTCGATCGGAACGGCGGGGCGAACCCTCTTCGCGGCGTCCTCCGGCGAGATGGTCGACTGGCTCGATGGCGACTGGGGGACCTTTTTCATCATCACGGCGCTGATGGTGGTCCCGTCTCTCGCGTGTCTCTGGGCCATCCGGAGCAAGCTGAGGGACCTGCTCGCCGGCAAGCGCGTGCGTATTTTCGGCAAGACCATGCAGGAAGAACCCGAAGAAGCGACCTGA
- a CDS encoding cytochrome c — MTQLVEGTITPGTIGFHEIPGEFVQDGKTLYARYGCTVCHGLDGHGDGPISYTLKPPPRDFRDPGAYRIGRDVVTIAGMLKDGIPDSPSMVPFPHIKDEERFKIAMYVASLQPSADAPSTESEETK; from the coding sequence ATGACCCAACTGGTCGAAGGCACGATCACGCCGGGGACAATCGGCTTCCACGAGATCCCCGGGGAGTTCGTGCAGGACGGAAAGACGTTGTATGCCCGGTACGGCTGTACCGTGTGCCACGGCCTGGACGGCCATGGCGACGGCCCGATTTCCTACACGCTGAAACCCCCGCCCCGCGATTTCCGGGACCCGGGGGCCTACCGCATCGGCCGCGACGTGGTCACGATCGCCGGCATGCTGAAAGACGGCATCCCCGACAGCCCGTCCATGGTACCTTTCCCCCATATCAAGGACGAGGAGCGCTTCAAGATCGCCATGTATGTCGCTTCACTCCAGCCGTCTGCGGACGCGCCTTCTACTGAATCCGAGGAAACAAAATGA
- a CDS encoding SCO family protein, which yields MGVIRRTIQFKIPWHRSGFFTHLVTMLAAFLLLFPGCRAEPPPPPQIDIPELLDYGERFGGDFTLTDQDEARFDLSEHRGDAFLIFFGYTYCPDACPLMLSKLAAVYDVLDLAPGQSVRTIYITVDPSRDTPKQLREYLAYFSTVDVRGLTGSKEEIDEVAEQYGVLYKFQEPNEAGHYLVAHTTTLFLVDREGRLRYRFHPSDTPELIAAGVKLLFE from the coding sequence ATGGGCGTGATACGCCGTACCATACAATTCAAAATCCCGTGGCATCGATCCGGGTTTTTTACTCACCTGGTCACCATGCTTGCCGCGTTCCTGCTGCTCTTCCCCGGCTGCCGCGCCGAACCACCGCCACCACCCCAGATCGACATCCCCGAGTTGCTGGACTACGGCGAACGTTTCGGCGGCGATTTCACGCTGACCGACCAGGACGAGGCGCGGTTCGACCTCTCGGAACACCGCGGCGATGCGTTTCTTATCTTCTTCGGCTACACCTACTGCCCCGATGCCTGTCCTCTCATGCTCTCCAAGCTGGCAGCCGTCTACGACGTGCTCGATCTCGCACCCGGCCAGAGCGTGCGCACGATATACATTACCGTCGATCCCTCGCGCGACACGCCGAAACAGCTCAGGGAGTACCTGGCGTACTTCTCTACGGTGGACGTCCGCGGGCTCACGGGATCGAAAGAGGAGATCGACGAGGTCGCCGAACAGTACGGCGTGCTGTACAAGTTCCAGGAGCCGAACGAAGCGGGCCATTATCTGGTGGCCCACACGACCACGCTGTTCCTGGTGGACCGGGAGGGCCGGCTGCGTTACCGATTCCATCCGAGCGACACGCCGGAGTTAATCGCGGCGGGCGTAAAACTGCTCTTCGAGTAG
- a CDS encoding HEPN domain-containing protein, with product VLLAAAERDFHALRGMQDITVFADEIFGFHVQQAAEKLFKAWLALLGETYPPTHDLAMLVEMVKAQEAAVLEFDILVEYTSFAVQFRYGPSDQGTSPLNRSLAVRHVEALLNLVRSRLLDS from the coding sequence GTTCTGCTTGCAGCCGCGGAAAGGGACTTTCACGCTCTTCGAGGCATGCAAGATATTACGGTCTTCGCCGACGAAATTTTCGGTTTTCACGTTCAGCAGGCTGCAGAGAAACTGTTCAAGGCTTGGCTTGCGTTGCTTGGTGAGACGTATCCACCTACGCATGATCTGGCCATGCTGGTTGAAATGGTTAAAGCCCAGGAAGCTGCCGTTTTGGAATTTGACATCCTCGTGGAATACACCTCTTTTGCTGTTCAATTTCGCTACGGACCAAGTGATCAAGGAACCTCCCCACTCAACCGATCCTTGGCAGTCCGGCACGTAGAAGCTCTGCTGAATTTGGTTCGGAGCCGGCTTTTGGATTCATAA
- a CDS encoding copper chaperone PCu(A)C: protein MMHWTRSGRSRWLFVSLVVFVFGCQPADDLEITGAWVRATPPNRDVTAAYLVIENRSDRPRELLSVETTAAEYTELHTMRQVDDMMEMKKIERLVVPAHGEAALEPGGNHIMLFGVKRQLAEGDSVSLTLRFADQSTRNVTAEVLKGM, encoded by the coding sequence ATGATGCATTGGACCCGGAGCGGGCGGTCGCGATGGTTGTTTGTATCCCTGGTGGTCTTCGTCTTCGGCTGCCAGCCGGCGGACGACCTGGAGATCACCGGCGCCTGGGTCAGGGCCACGCCGCCGAACCGCGACGTTACCGCCGCCTACCTGGTCATCGAAAACCGGTCGGACCGACCCCGGGAACTGCTGTCCGTCGAGACGACGGCCGCGGAGTACACGGAACTGCACACCATGCGCCAGGTCGACGATATGATGGAGATGAAGAAGATTGAACGCCTGGTGGTTCCGGCGCACGGCGAGGCGGCATTGGAGCCCGGCGGAAACCACATCATGTTGTTCGGCGTGAAACGGCAGTTGGCGGAAGGCGACTCGGTGTCCCTCACGTTGCGTTTCGCAGACCAGTCGACCCGGAACGTAACGGCCGAGGTGCTGAAGGGCATGTGA
- a CDS encoding mannonate dehydratase: MYIGTQTRCRNDTDIEVLAQLGVFNVDQTPEEPWAEWTADLLKAQRERFDRYGINLEMIHIPLGSSSAFDNEAGAIFLGKSDARDRALDRMCETVRMASEAGLRGLNYNITLLGHLRTEPKYGRGGAKLSSFDYDKLDQARPEFEGGPADEDEMWERIDHWLKTIIPVAEEYKVQMACHPSDPGIGHGRTYRGVARVLGMSDGFKKLIDLYDSPYNGLNFCQGCMSESLENPSEEIFDVIRYFGTRKKIFNVHFRNIKGRLNNFVEVFPDEGDVDMLKAMRTYKEVGYEYMIMPDHVPGISGPEAGQVGFAYAYGYIHAAIQAANAAD; the protein is encoded by the coding sequence ATGTACATCGGAACGCAGACCCGGTGCCGCAACGATACGGATATCGAGGTCCTGGCCCAACTCGGCGTATTCAACGTGGACCAGACGCCGGAGGAGCCCTGGGCCGAGTGGACGGCCGACCTGCTGAAAGCCCAGCGCGAACGGTTCGACCGGTACGGAATCAACCTCGAGATGATCCATATCCCCCTGGGCTCCTCCAGCGCCTTCGACAACGAAGCCGGCGCCATCTTCCTAGGGAAGAGCGATGCGCGGGACCGCGCGCTGGACCGCATGTGCGAGACCGTGCGCATGGCCTCCGAGGCCGGGTTGCGGGGACTGAACTACAACATCACCCTGCTGGGTCACCTGCGTACCGAGCCCAAATACGGCCGCGGCGGCGCGAAGCTGTCGTCCTTCGACTACGACAAGCTGGACCAGGCCCGGCCCGAATTCGAAGGCGGTCCCGCCGACGAGGACGAGATGTGGGAGCGCATCGATCACTGGCTGAAGACGATCATTCCCGTGGCCGAGGAATACAAGGTCCAGATGGCGTGCCACCCGTCGGACCCGGGCATCGGGCACGGAAGAACCTACCGCGGCGTCGCCCGCGTGCTGGGCATGTCGGACGGCTTTAAGAAACTCATCGACCTGTACGACAGTCCATACAACGGGCTGAATTTCTGCCAGGGCTGCATGTCGGAAAGCCTGGAGAATCCCTCCGAGGAGATCTTCGACGTGATCCGCTACTTCGGCACCAGGAAGAAGATCTTCAACGTCCATTTCCGGAATATCAAGGGACGGCTGAACAACTTCGTGGAGGTGTTCCCCGACGAGGGCGACGTCGACATGCTGAAGGCGATGCGCACCTACAAGGAAGTGGGGTACGAGTACATGATCATGCCGGACCACGTGCCCGGCATTTCGGGGCCCGAAGCGGGCCAGGTGGGATTCGCCTATGCCTACGGGTACATCCACGCGGCGATCCAGGCGGCGAATGCTGCGGACTAG